In Juglans microcarpa x Juglans regia isolate MS1-56 chromosome 8D, Jm3101_v1.0, whole genome shotgun sequence, the following are encoded in one genomic region:
- the LOC121243339 gene encoding NDR1/HIN1-like protein 13: MTDRVYPSSKPTGINGTATAGVNNTTTPAAPVKPQLRQPYRHPPQYHNHRRRRSRRGLCCCCCFWSLLVLLVVTLLVSIAGVALYVIYHPQRPQFSVSSLRIAKLNLTTTADSSSHVSSLLNLTLFSKNPNSQITFFYDPFVLSCLSSHSVQIANGSIPAFVSDKKNETTFRTILAASRDLDTDSVTALRSDLKRKNGVPMKIQMDTEVKVKLGGMKTNKVGIRVTCQGINGVAPKSKSPSVASVSSSKCKVDLRIKIWKWTF; the protein is encoded by the coding sequence ATGACAGACAGAGTCTACCCTTCTTCCAAGCCCACCGGCATTAACGGCACTGCCACCGCCGGTGTCAATAACACGACAACCCCAGCCGCCCCTGTCAAGCCCCAACTCCGGCAACCTTACCGACATCCACCCCAGTACCACAACCACCGACGCCGACGCAGCCGACGTGGCCTTTGCTGCTGCTGTTGCTTCTGGTCGCTCCTTGTCCTCCTCGTGGTGACTCTTCTCGTTTCCATCGCCGGTGTCGCACTCTACGTCATCTACCACCCCCAGCGGCCCCAGTTCTCGGTCTCATCCCTCCGCATTGCCAAGCTCAACCTCACCACCACCGCAGACTCTTCCTCGCACGTTTCTTCCCTCCTCAACCTCACTCTCTTCTCCAAGAACCCGAACTCCCAAATCACCTTCTTCTATGACCCCTTCGTCCTTTCTTGCTTATCTTCACACTCAGTCCAAATCGCCAACGGCTCTATCCCGGCGTTCGTCAGCGACAAGAAGAACGAGACGACTTTTCGAACAATCCTGGCGGCGTCGAGAGATCTGGACACGGATTCCGTGACGGCTCTGAGGTCGGATCTGAAGAGGAAGAATGGCGTCCCCATGAAGATTCAGATGGACACCGAAGTGAAGGTGAAGCTGGGAGGGATGAAGACCAACAAGGTGGGTATAAGGGTTACTTGTCAGGGTATCAATGGGGTTGCACCGAAATCCAAGTCCCCGTCGGTGGCTTCTGTTTCTTCATCCAAATGCAAGGTCGATCTACGGATCAAGATCTGGAAGTGGACTTTTTAA
- the LOC121243340 gene encoding uncharacterized protein LOC121243340 isoform X1, whose amino-acid sequence MVWAVNQQIARGKRTRIWGGALLCLLCLMLATPKIPRSPKNHIFADMRNFLGVPNTLNVITNFPFLVVGVLGFVLSLQGNFFNISFPGEVWGWALFYAGIAGVAFGSAYYHMKPDDSRVMWDTLPMMIAYSSLYSSFIVERVGPRIGLSSLCTLLLVAFLSAAYGRAYNDLRLCMAFQLIPSIAIPGMTYVFRSQYTHARYWLFAAGAHVLAKFEGVADKKIYYVNRYLISGHSLEHLCLVMVPVLLSVMLMYRSMKVQRLGDHKERPGRE is encoded by the exons atggtttgGGCAGTGAATCAACAGATTGCAAGAGGGAAGAGAACTCGGATATGGGGAGGAGCATTGCTGTGTTTGCTTTGTCTCATGTTGGCCACCCCCAAGATCCCCCGCTCTCCCAAGAACCATATCTTCGCTGACATGCGCAACTTTCTCG GAGTGCCTAACACGTTGAATGTGATTACAAATTTCCCATTTTTGGTTGTGGGTGTTCTGGGTTTTGTTCTCTCACTCCAgggaaatttttttaacatcag TTTTCCAGGCGAGGTTTGGGGTTGGGCACTATTCTATGCTGGAATAGCAGGGGTGGCTTTTGGGTCTGCTTATTATCATATGAAGCCCGATGACAGTAGAGTGATGTGGGATACATTGCCG ATGATGATCGCGTATTCCTCACTTTACTCTAGTTTTATTGTGGAAAGAGTGGGTCCGAGGATTGGATTAAGTTCTCTATGTACCCTCCTTTTAGTTGCTTTTCTTAGCGCCGCTTATGGGAG AGCATATAATGATCTTCGGTTGTGCATGGCGTTCCAGTTGATTCCATCAATAGCCATCCCGGGCATGACGTATGTGTTCCGATCCCAGTATACTCACGCTAGATATTGGCTTTTTGCAGCAG GAGCACATGTTCTAGCCAAATTTGAAGGTGTTGCTGACAAGAAAATATACTATGTAAATCGATACCTTATCAGTGGGCACTCCTTGGAGCATTTATGTTTAGTAATGGTTCCTGTTCTGCTCAGTGTGATGCTAATGTATAGAAGCATGAAAGTTCAAAG ATTAGGTGATCATAAAGAGCGTCCAGGAAGAGAGTAG
- the LOC121243340 gene encoding uncharacterized protein LOC121243340 isoform X2: MVWAVNQQIARGKRTRIWGGALLCLLCLMLATPKIPRSPKNHIFADMRNFLGVPNTLNVITNFPFLVVGVLGFVLSLQGNFFNISFPGEVWGWALFYAGIAGVAFGSAYYHMKPDDSRVMWDTLPMMIAYSSLYSSFIVERVGPRIGLSSLCTLLLVAFLSAAYGRAYNDLRLCMAFQLIPSIAIPGMTYVFRSQYTHARYWLFAAGAHVLAKFEGVADKKIYYVNRYLISGHSLEHLCLVMVPVLLSVMLMYRSMKVQRF; this comes from the exons atggtttgGGCAGTGAATCAACAGATTGCAAGAGGGAAGAGAACTCGGATATGGGGAGGAGCATTGCTGTGTTTGCTTTGTCTCATGTTGGCCACCCCCAAGATCCCCCGCTCTCCCAAGAACCATATCTTCGCTGACATGCGCAACTTTCTCG GAGTGCCTAACACGTTGAATGTGATTACAAATTTCCCATTTTTGGTTGTGGGTGTTCTGGGTTTTGTTCTCTCACTCCAgggaaatttttttaacatcag TTTTCCAGGCGAGGTTTGGGGTTGGGCACTATTCTATGCTGGAATAGCAGGGGTGGCTTTTGGGTCTGCTTATTATCATATGAAGCCCGATGACAGTAGAGTGATGTGGGATACATTGCCG ATGATGATCGCGTATTCCTCACTTTACTCTAGTTTTATTGTGGAAAGAGTGGGTCCGAGGATTGGATTAAGTTCTCTATGTACCCTCCTTTTAGTTGCTTTTCTTAGCGCCGCTTATGGGAG AGCATATAATGATCTTCGGTTGTGCATGGCGTTCCAGTTGATTCCATCAATAGCCATCCCGGGCATGACGTATGTGTTCCGATCCCAGTATACTCACGCTAGATATTGGCTTTTTGCAGCAG GAGCACATGTTCTAGCCAAATTTGAAGGTGTTGCTGACAAGAAAATATACTATGTAAATCGATACCTTATCAGTGGGCACTCCTTGGAGCATTTATGTTTAGTAATGGTTCCTGTTCTGCTCAGTGTGATGCTAATGTATAGAAGCATGAAAGTTCAAAG ATTCTAG
- the LOC121243342 gene encoding pathogen-associated molecular patterns-induced protein A70 codes for MFEESVSSSSTPSIWASINSWFTFHVLFCLLNLMIITIGVTSRLGNQKHRDQQQQNQEAAEAQEQPQRPQIARSSSVLQRVKSINFYSYRSQEHSTTFEQFPESETHYAFKQSHEQEELPLTRSPSVLQRLKSINFYSYLYQGPGTVQSHTPTGLQKTQEFDTHYSSQELKGNEDQEDEQTQDQEQDQYQEQSMDEIYGRLQSAHVTRSKSDTKPASGEVPKKLSRKMKKSASSKSAFAHFEEDEIVETRRPATVREGKVGGAESDDNEVDAKADDFINRFKQQLKLQRLDSIMRYKELIHRGTGK; via the coding sequence ATGTTTGAGGAATCAGTATCGTCTTCCTCTACACCTTCAATCTGGGCTTCCATTAACAGCTGGTTCACATTCCATGTTCTCTTCTGCCTCCTCAATCTCATGATTATCACCATTGGCGTAACTTCAAGACTTGGCAACCAAAAGCACCGCgaccaacaacaacaaaatcaagAAGCGGCAGAAGCCCAAGAACAGCCGCAACGTCCACAGATTGCTAGATCTTCATCTGTGTTGCAGAGGGTCAAATCCATCAACTTCTACTCCTACAGATCCCAGGAACATTCTACCACCTTCGAGCAATTCCCAGAATCAGAGACCCATTACGCTTTTAAGCAGTCCCATGAACAAGAGGAACTCCCACTCACCAGATCTCCATCTGTGCTTCAGAGGCTCAAATCCATCAACTTCTACAGTTATCTATACCAAGGGCCCGGCACAGTACAGTCTCACACCCCCACCGGTTTGCAGAAAACCCAGGAATTCGATACCCATTACAGTTCTCAAGAGCTAAAAGGAAACGAAGATCAAGAAGATGAGCAAACACAAGACCAAGAACAAGATCAATACCAGGAGCAGTCCATGGATGAGATTTACGGCCGGCTACAGAGTGCACACGTTACCAGAAGCAAGTCCGATACCAAGCCGGCCTCGGGCGAGGTGCCGAAAAAGCTGtcgaggaagatgaagaagtctGCAAGCTCTAAGTCGGCATTTGCGCATTTCGAAGAGGACGAAATCGTTGAGACTCGCCGGCCGGCTACTGTTAGGGAAGGGAAGGTTGGAGGGGCTGAGTCTGACGATAACGAGGTGGACGCCAAGGCCGACGATTTCATCAACAGGTTCAAGCAGCAGTTGAAGTTGCAGAGGCTGGACTCCATTATGAGGTACAAGGAGCTGATCCACAGGGGGACTGGTAAGTAA